One genomic window of Mus caroli chromosome 12, CAROLI_EIJ_v1.1, whole genome shotgun sequence includes the following:
- the LOC110307512 gene encoding 40S ribosomal protein S11-like translates to MVDIQTVHAYKKQPTIFQNKKHVLLGETGKEKLPRYYKNMALAFKTPKKAIEGTYIDKKCPFTGNVSIRGWILSGVVTKMKMQRTVVICQDYLHYIRKYNRFEKCHKNMSVHLSPCFRDVQIGDIVTVGECRPLSKTVQFNVLKVTKAAGTKKQFQTF, encoded by the coding sequence ATGGTGGACATTCAGACAGTGCATGCTTACAAAAAGCAGCCTACAATCTTTCAAAACAAGAAGCATGTTTTGCTGGGAGAAACTGGCAAGGAAAAACTCCCTCGGTACTACAAAAACATGGCTCTAGCCTTCAAGACGCCCAAAAAGGCCATCGAGGGCACCTACATAGACAAGAAATGCCCCTTCACTGGAAATGTCTCCATCCGAGGTTGGATTCTGTCTGGTGTCGTGACCAAGATGAAGATGCAGAGGACCGTTGTCATCTGCCAGGACTATCTCCATTACATCCGAAAGTACAATCGCTTTGAGAAGTGTCACAAGAACATGTCTGTGCACCTCTCTCCCTGTTTCAGGGATGTACAGATTGGAGACATTGTCACTGTTGGAGAGTGCAGGCCCCTGAGCAAGACTGTTCAATTCAATGTTCTCAAGGTCACCAAGGCTGCTGGCACCAAGAAGCAGTTTCAGACGTTCTAA